In Anguilla rostrata isolate EN2019 chromosome 1, ASM1855537v3, whole genome shotgun sequence, a genomic segment contains:
- the rad54b gene encoding DNA repair and recombination protein RAD54B, whose product MLETANRHTCHCKAGYQKFRIMRRSGAPSQQYGNVTKRPRFVPPGATQSSPGPRPEPAAKQPQPMACSTINQVRKSVPEQKREASVLSNALAKILNAVPLGESKENCTVLQNCSPLPCSEQHPPEDKLSTGFQRPLEDPLPPCPSRPGVSPPGQDPPRVSQTGHAGPDCGARYFSVMWCKASKKKHKRWEGDAVLVARGRSVVLKDMEGKDIGRGTGYKSSELESLTEGQSLMVGGKEVEVMGTVSAEDFRSGRCFQEAGTETSATEAPPVRNPVSKPFSRPSLKGGGVNQRAPPPEGLACGPRHDPLAPGALVMPRPTENHQWVFNKAGLPVVDVVVDPHLTAHLRPHQREGVVFLYECVMGMRAGSRHGAILADEMGLGKTLQCIALVWTLLRQGPYGGRPMARRVLVVTPGSLVKNWAAEFQKWLGRERISVFTVDQEHFLKPFSKSVIKIVMPVRVLVISYEMLLRSVEQVERVEFSLVICDEGHRLKNSSIKTSSALSGLACVRRVILTGTPVQNDLQEFYSIIEFVNPGVLGSSAAYRKVYEEPILRSRQPSATEEERRLGEERAAELGRLTGLFILRRTQEIINRYLPPKREWTLFCRPAPLQLELYRRLLSHRLVRACLQGALENSPHLACIGALKKLCNHPGLLYATIQEKESVRVEHSGSEVSLYEGLGELFPEAYSTGLNIGDSGKLLVLTDLLAAVRQLSPSDRVVLVSNYTQTLDLLGDMCSHLGYSCCRLDGQTPVAQRQKLVDRFNGRFATEFVFLLSSKAGGVGLNLVGASHLVLYDVDWNPANDMQAMARVWRDGQKKTVHIYRFLTAGTIEEKIYQRQVSKQGLSGAVVDLSKRAEHISFSSEELRDLFTLHEDSDCVTHDLLSCGCHGDGSQPGAVEEARPVEERPCQLGRRGDRRSSQKHLTMSELMQWRHYSGKVPSFSDAYLDRARTHVTFALQSATTEGEVPSAPGPAHI is encoded by the exons ATGTTAGAG acCGCAAACCGCCATACCTGCCATTGTAAAGCAGGTTATCAGAAATTTCg CATCATGCGCCGATCGGGAGCTCCCAGCCAGCAGTATGGAAATGTGACCAAGAGGCCCAGGTTTGTTCCCCCGGGGGCCACCCAGTCCAGCCCAGGTCCCAGGCCAGAGCCAGCAGCAAAACAACCTCAGCCCATGGCATGCAGCACAATTAACCAG GTACGGAAGTCTGTTCCTGAGCAGAAACGTGAAGCTTCTGTCCTGTCTAATGCACtggcaaaaattctaaatgctGTTCCACTGGGAGAGTCCAAAGAGAATTGCACAGTGCTGCAGAATTGCTCCCCTTTACCCTGCAGTGAGCAGCATCCCCCAGAGGACAAACTCAGCACTG GTTTCCAGCGCCCATTGGAGGACCCCCTGCCTCCATGTCCCAGCAGGCCTGGCGTTTCTCCCCCGGGTCAGGACCCCCCGCGCGTGTCGCAGACGGGTCACGCCGGGCCGGACTGCGGCGCCAGGTACTTCAGTGTGATGTGGTGCAAGGCGTCCAAGAAGAAGCACAAGAGGTGGGAGGGGGACGCGGTGCTGGTGGCGCGGGGGCGGAGCGTCGTCCTGAAGGACATGGAGGGCAAGGACATCGGGAGAG GCACCGGCTACAAGTCCTCGGAGCTGGAGAGCCTGACGGAGGGCCAGTCTCTGATGGTGGGCGggaaggaggtggaggtgatggGCACCGTCTCCGCGGAGGACTTCCGTAGCGGACGCTGCTTCCAGGAGGCGGGGACCGAGACGTCGGCGACGGAGGCCCCGCCCGTTCGAAACCCCGTATCCAAGCCCTTTTCCAGACCCTCGctgaaggggggcggggtgaaccagcgagccccgcccccagaggGGCTGGCCTGCGGGCCTCGACACGACCCTCTTGCACCAG GAGCCCTAGTCATGCCAAGGCCCACAGAGAACCACCAGTGGGTGTTTAACAAAGCTGGCCTGCCCGTGGTGGACGTCGTGGTGGACCCGCACCTCACCGCACACCTCAGGCCCCACCAGAGGGAGGGCGTGGTCTTCCTGTACGAGTGCGTCATGGGAATGAG AGCGGGTTCCCGGCACGGGGCGATCCTGGCGGACGAGATGGGCCTGGGGAAGACCCTGCAGTGCATCGCGCTGGTGTGGACGCTGCTGCGGCAGGGGCCCTATGGGGGCCGGCCGATGGCCCGCCGCGTGCTGGTGGTCACCCCCGGCAGCCTGGTGAAGAACTGGGCGGCCGAGTTCCAGAAGtggctggggagggagaggataAGCGTCTTCACTGTGGATCAG GAGCATTTTCTTAAACCTTTTTCAAAGTCAGTGATTAAAA TTGTGATGCCTGTGCGCGTGCTGGTGATCAGCTACGAGATGCTGCTGCGCTCGGTGGAGCAGGTGGAGCGGGTGGAGTTCAGCCTGGTCATCTGCGACGAGGGCCACCGGCTGAAGAACAGCAGCATCAAGACCTCGTCCGCCCTCAGCGGCCTGGCCTGTGTGCGCAGGGTCATCCTCACGG GGACTCCGGTTCAGAACGACCTGCAGGAGTTCTACTCCATCATTGAGTTTGTGAACCCAGGGGTGCTGGGCTCGTCTGCGGCCTACAGGAAAGTGTACGAGGAGCCCATCCTCCGGTCCCGCCAGCCCTCCGCCACCGAG GAAGAGAGGCGCCTGGGGGAGGAGCGCGCGGCGGAGCTGGGCCGCCTCACGGGCCTGTTCATCCTGCGCCGCACGCAGGAGATCATCAACCGCTACCTGCCGCCCAAGCGGGAGTGGACCCTCTTCTGCCGGCCCGCGCCCCTGCAGCTGGAGCTGTACCGCCGCCTCCTGTCCCACCGCCTGGTCCGCGcctgcctgcagggggcgctggagaACAGCCCGCACCTGGCCTGCATCGGGGCCCTCAAGAAGCTCTGCAACCACCCCGGCCTGCTCTACGCCACCATCCAG gagaAGGAGTCTGTACGAGTGGAACATTCCGGTTCAGAGGTCTCCCTGTATGAAGGCTTGGGGGAGCTGTTCCCCGAGGCCTACTCCACCGGCCTTAACATCGGCGACTCCGGCAAGCTCCTGGTCCTCACCGACCTGCTGGCTGCCGTCCGCCAACTCAGCCCCTCCGACAG GGTGGTGCTGGTGTCCAACTACACCCAGACCCTGGACCTGCTGGGGGACATGTGCTCTCACCTGGGCTACAGCTGCTGCCGGCTGGACGGACAGACGCCGGTGGCCCAGAGGCAGAAGCTGGTGGACCGGTTCAACGGCAGGTTCGCCACGGAATTCGTCTTCCTGCTCAGCTCCAAGGCCGGGGGCGTGGGGCTCAACCTGGTCGGCGCCTCCCACCTGGTCCTGTACGACGTTGACTGGAACCCGGCCAATGACATGCAG GCGATGGCCAGAGTGTGGAGAGACGGACAGAAGAAGACCGTCCACATCTACCGCTTCCTCACCGCAG GCACCATAGAGGAGAAGATCTACCAGAGGCAGGTGAGTAAGCAGGGTCTCTCGGGCGCGGTGGTGGACCTGTCCAAACGGGCCGAGCACATCAGCTTCTCCAGCGAGGAGCTGCGCGACCTCTTCACCCTGCACGAGGACTCGGACTGCGTGACCCACGACCTGCTCAGCTGCGGCTGCCACGGCGACGGCAGTCAGCCGG GTGCGGTTGAGGAGGCGAGACCCGTGGAGGAGAGGCCCTGTCAGCTGGGTCGCCGTGGTGACAGGCGCAGCTCGCAGAAGCACCTTACCATGTCCGAGCTCATGCAGTGGAGACACTATTCGGGCAAGGTCCCCTCCTTCTCTGACGCCTACCTGGACAGAGCGAGGACCCACGTCACATTCGCCCTCCAGAGCGCCACCACTGAGGGGGAGGTCCCTTCCgcgccaggccccgcccacatctgA
- the LOC135257390 gene encoding fibrinogen silencer-binding protein yields MAAVFMATSMVGKARSSNFTLSEKLDLLKLVKPHIRILEEHTNKHAVIVDKNKCWDNIADQYNALGGDRPPRTAQGLRTLYKRLKESAKQEIIQRKHAQPEYRGSISEPTKRVMEMIPHLFHPLHEKEHNAMHRIFYKRESPIEQPGSSSSLPAILDYQPAAVMVRLDPDMDVKPPPDLAILSTRILDGHGDVDAVVAEDEEEEEEGIGSVQGFDGSISPCPSSVNLAMSHSPIPLRRDLYARPEGLRHLAGLEQETLQLSKEEHELLMDNQRKMGLYIEEKREGLKRKQQLEEELLRAKIKVEKLRAARLRHGLPIPHM; encoded by the exons ATGGCTGCTGTGTTCATGGCAACAAGCATGGTGGGCAAAGCTAGGTCGTCCAATTTCACCCTCTCCGAGAAGCTGGACCTACTGAAGCTGGTGAAGCCCCACATTCGGATTCTGGAGGAGCACAccaacaagcatgccgtgattGTGGACAAAAACAAGTGCTGGGACAACATTGCGGACCAGTACAACGCGCTGGGCGGGGACCGGCCGCCCCGGACCGCCCAGGGCCTCCGCACCCTGTACAAGCGTCTGAAGGAGAGCGCCAAGCAGGAGATAATCCAGCGCAAGCATGCCCAGCCCGAGTACCGGGGCAGCATCTCCGAGCCCACCAAGAGGGTCATGGAGATGATCCCGCACCTCTTCCACCCGCTCCACGAAAAGGAACACAATGCCATGCACAG GATCTTCTACAAGCGCGAGTCGCCGATCGAGCAGCCCGGCAGCAGCTCCTCCCTCCCGGCCATCTTGGACTACCAGCCGGCCGCCGTCATGGTGCGCCTGGACCCCGACATGGACGTCAAGCCCCCGCCCGACCTCGCCATCCTGTCCACGCGCATCTTGGACGGGCACGGCGACGTGGACGCGGTGGTggcggaggacgaggaggaggaggaggagggcatcGGCTCGGTCCAGGGTTTCGACGGCTCCATCTCCCCCTGCCCGTCGTCGGTGAACCTGGCCATGTCGCACTCGCCCATCCCGCTCCGGCGGGACCTGTACGCCCGGCCCGAGGGCCTCCGGCACCTGGCGGGCCTGGAGCaggagaccctgcagctctccaaggAGGAGCACGAGCTGCTGATGGACAACCAGAGGAAGATGGGGCTGTACATCGAGGAGAAGCGCGAGGGCCTGAAGAggaagcagcagctggaggaggagctgctccGGGCCAAGATCAAGGTGGAGAAGCTCAGGGCGGCGCGTCTGAGACACGGGCTCCCCATTCCGCATATGTGA